A genomic window from Candidatus Bathyarchaeota archaeon includes:
- a CDS encoding DNA-directed RNA polymerase subunit L has protein sequence MKVNVIKSSENELKIEIEGAGHSILNLLQKTLLEDSEIEVAGYHVPHPLIDSGVLFVHTKDKLKPEDAILGATKKVLDLSKDFHTAFKKASKSYKAD, from the coding sequence ATGAAAGTTAATGTTATAAAAAGTTCAGAAAATGAACTGAAAATTGAAATTGAAGGTGCTGGACACTCCATTTTGAATTTACTTCAAAAGACTCTTTTGGAAGATTCTGAAATTGAAGTTGCAGGATATCATGTGCCCCATCCGCTAATTGATAGTGGTGTGTTGTTTGTTCACACCAAAGACAAACTAAAGCCAGAAGACGCTATACTTGGAGCCACAAAGAAAGTCCTTGACCTTAGCAAAGATTTTCATACCGCCTTCAAGAAGGCATCTAAATCTTACAAGGCTGACTGA
- the pcn gene encoding proliferating cell nuclear antigen (pcna): MFKAKMADAKFLKDMMGAISILVDEATFDVTPEGIKLRAMDPSRVAMVDFEWPKTVFDEYSCVEPMKMCINISEMLKLLRRTGKDESVELSLDEKTGKLKISIKGNYSRTFHMPTLEAMDEEVPTPKVTFNVCAKTTTQGLREAIEDASLVSDHVRIEADNDKMIMTAAGDIMGAKIEFATGSDVLLEMKAKEASKATFSLSYLSEIVKAAVPTSEIVVIEFSTDMPIQLDFKQEKEGSLKFFLAPRIEVE; encoded by the coding sequence ATGTTCAAGGCGAAAATGGCTGATGCAAAATTTTTGAAAGACATGATGGGCGCCATTTCGATATTGGTAGACGAAGCCACTTTTGATGTAACACCCGAGGGAATCAAGCTTCGCGCAATGGACCCCTCACGAGTTGCCATGGTTGATTTCGAATGGCCAAAAACTGTATTTGATGAATATTCTTGTGTTGAACCCATGAAAATGTGCATCAACATCAGTGAAATGCTGAAGTTGCTTAGGCGTACAGGTAAAGACGAATCAGTTGAACTTTCTTTAGATGAAAAAACTGGAAAACTCAAAATTTCAATTAAAGGAAATTACTCACGTACATTCCATATGCCTACCTTGGAAGCCATGGATGAAGAAGTTCCAACTCCAAAAGTCACGTTTAATGTCTGTGCAAAAACTACTACTCAGGGACTCCGTGAAGCTATCGAAGACGCTTCTTTGGTAAGTGACCATGTAAGAATTGAGGCTGATAATGACAAGATGATTATGACTGCAGCAGGGGACATAATGGGGGCAAAAATTGAATTTGCTACCGGCTCTGATGTTCTTTTGGAAATGAAAGCAAAAGAAGCTTCTAAAGCCACTTTTAGTTTGAGTTACCTTTCTGAAATTGTGAAAGCTGCTGTGCCTACTTCAGAAATTGTTGTTATTGAATTTTCTACTGACATGCCAATCCAACTGGATTTTAAGCAAGAAAAAGAAGGAAGCCTAAAGTTTTTCTTGGCTCCTAGAATAGAAGTAGAATAA
- a CDS encoding transcription factor S, with amino-acid sequence MEFCPDCGMRLVSRREKNSKKPVFYLVCPKCGYKRKTGEKPSVVPKTIDHSSDASIAIIDKEQQKLRTLPTVRIECPKCGNNTAYAWQVQTRGTDESSTQFFRCTKCNYTFREYS; translated from the coding sequence GTGGAGTTTTGTCCTGATTGCGGAATGCGACTTGTTTCACGTCGCGAAAAGAATTCAAAAAAACCTGTTTTCTACCTTGTATGCCCCAAATGTGGCTACAAACGAAAAACTGGAGAAAAACCATCTGTTGTACCTAAAACTATAGACCATTCTTCCGATGCCTCCATAGCTATTATCGATAAAGAACAACAAAAACTTCGTACTTTGCCTACCGTAAGAATAGAATGTCCAAAATGTGGGAACAATACAGCTTATGCATGGCAAGTACAAACAAGGGGAACTGACGAATCTTCTACACAGTTTTTCCGTTGTACAAAATGTAACTATACTTTCCGTGAATACAGCTAA
- a CDS encoding DUF99 family protein yields the protein MFPKPFRSIKPEIRVLGIDDGTFVPHTKGTVDIVGVVYRGAYLFEGVMKTKITIDGLDATENFALMIKNSPYYGEIRVVFLNGITFGGFNVVDIRKLFTLIGLPVVTVVEENPNLDEIKAALLNLPDFDVRWNAIQNVGELFEVEVKPGLKPVYLQVAGISCEDAQKILKKTSTIARIPEALRVAHIIASGLSQIQSKDLND from the coding sequence TTGTTTCCTAAACCTTTTCGTTCAATAAAGCCTGAAATTCGCGTCTTAGGTATTGATGATGGAACGTTTGTTCCTCATACTAAAGGAACAGTAGACATTGTGGGGGTTGTCTATCGTGGGGCGTACTTGTTTGAAGGTGTAATGAAAACCAAAATAACAATTGATGGTTTAGATGCTACAGAAAATTTTGCTTTAATGATTAAAAATTCTCCCTATTATGGAGAAATTCGTGTGGTTTTTTTAAACGGTATTACTTTTGGTGGGTTTAACGTTGTAGATATTCGTAAACTTTTCACTTTGATTGGTTTGCCTGTAGTTACAGTTGTGGAAGAAAACCCAAATTTAGATGAAATAAAAGCCGCTTTACTAAATCTTCCAGACTTTGATGTGCGATGGAATGCTATACAAAATGTTGGTGAGCTTTTTGAAGTTGAAGTTAAACCTGGATTAAAACCTGTTTATTTACAGGTTGCAGGCATCTCGTGTGAAGACGCCCAAAAAATTCTGAAAAAAACTTCAACCATTGCTAGGATTCCTGAGGCATTGCGTGTAGCCCATATAATTGCCTCTGGTTTAAGTCAGATTCAAAGCAAAGATTTAAATGATTAA
- a CDS encoding exosome complex RNA-binding protein Csl4 codes for MTESERKSGLFVVPGDSLGVIEEFTSGPGTYVDDGVIHSKITGRTLLDMLNREVSVFPLVKSATFPRVGDIVVGMVSDVKSKNAVLSISHVGDKKISGEFKGMLHISGVSRGYVDNMFNICKAGDLLRAKVISTENRSFFLTTANNDLGVLYALCSICGHPLKPENRGGLHCSSCGNNERRKLAPDYGKDEITTTREVEQNES; via the coding sequence ATGACAGAATCTGAAAGAAAAAGTGGACTCTTCGTTGTTCCCGGAGACAGTTTAGGCGTCATAGAAGAGTTTACGTCTGGACCGGGAACATATGTAGACGACGGAGTAATTCACTCAAAAATTACTGGTCGTACACTGTTAGACATGTTAAACCGAGAAGTTTCAGTCTTCCCTCTTGTTAAATCAGCAACTTTTCCCCGCGTTGGAGATATTGTAGTTGGGATGGTTTCAGACGTAAAAAGCAAAAATGCTGTTCTGTCGATTTCTCACGTTGGTGACAAAAAAATTTCTGGCGAGTTCAAAGGGATGTTGCACATTTCCGGTGTAAGTCGTGGCTACGTGGATAACATGTTTAATATCTGTAAGGCTGGTGACCTTTTGCGTGCAAAAGTGATTAGCACTGAAAATAGGTCTTTCTTTTTAACGACTGCAAACAATGATTTAGGAGTACTTTATGCCCTATGTTCCATATGTGGTCATCCATTAAAGCCTGAAAATCGTGGGGGATTGCACTGTTCTAGTTGCGGAAACAATGAACGAAGAAAATTAGCTCCAGATTATGGAAAAGATGAAATAACAACTACTCGTGAGGTTGAGCAAAATGAAAGTTAA